The sequence taaccttcctgtgaagcgccttgggatctttctggtgcgatataaatgcaagttgttgttgactttTTTAGCAATGGGCCATACATCATCCACACTTGAAAGGTattggatgtgcatgtgtgtaccCACCACTTGGCAACTCCCCTACAATGAGCAGGCTGAGGTCAGGAGCTCTGCAAAGAGTCATGGCGAGAAATTAAATTCTGCTCAGTTAGCCAGTGAGGGCAATAAAACATGCCCTGGAGTACCACAGGctctggggtgggggaggaagtggGAAATAAAAATCAGCTAAGATTCCCATAGCTGATCATTATCCAGCAGCCCCTGCTGCAAGTATACACCTGGAACTGTATACCTGAACTACAATTGTTCCTCACAATCAAACAGCTTGGGGCGCTCacaaaagaatggccacttggatgagaTACTGGAGGGTCACCAGCACCTATGAACCTGCACCCCGCAGGCTGACTTAAGAGGAAAAACTGAAGAAGCTTGGGCTTTTCACCCTTGAAAGAAAACACCATTAAGGTGATCTTAataataacatcaacaacaacttatatttatatagcgcctttaacgtagtgaaatgtcccaaggcgctcgcaggagtattatgagataaaatatttgacaccgagctgcataaatggaaattagcgcaggtgaccaaaaagaggtaggttttaagaagcatcttgaaggaggaaagagaggtagaggtttaggcagggagttccagagcttagggccgaggcaacagaagacacggccaccaatgcttgagcgattataatcagtgggcagaatttgaggagcgcagacatctcagggggttgtggggctggaggagatgacagagatagagaggggcgaggccatggagggatctgaaaataaggatgagaattttgaaatcgtggcattgcttaaccacaagccaatgtcggtcagcgagcacaggggtgatgggtgagcaagactcagtgtgggttaggacacgggcagccgagttttgaatcacctctagtttacgtaggataataATAAGATAATAAAATATTACAGGAAAGGTAAATCTGCATAATTGCTTTAAGTTAAATTATGAGAATAGGACAAGGGGACACAGATGCAAGTAAAGGATAACATTAAGACTGTTATCAGGAAATTCTTCAAAGAGTGATTGACAGATAGAATGGATTATCGCTAGAGTAGTGGAGATGAAAAGCCTGGAATCATTTAGAACCCATTGGATGCTGTCATAGAGTCCTTAGTGTCTTTGTGCATGGAGGAACgaaaatgggctgaatggtcttcctcatTGATAATTATCTTGTGATGCTGTGAGAGGAGGGGGTAAGGGTAAGGGAAAAAAGTAGGAGGGAAAATAAGAGGGAAAATTAGCCGTGCAAAAAAAAAATTGGTTGTAATATAAACAGTACCTGTACATTTTCTCGGAAATCTGTTGCTTCACGTAAAGGCTGGGTGGCAGCCCTAAAAACCTCATCTATAACTTTGATCCCAATGGTTTTTGTTGAAGTGTACTCTCTAGCCTTTCTGCCTTTTCGAACAGAAAGCCCCCTTTTCTGGGATTTCCCCCCACCTCGGCGATTGGTGATGGCCACGTGTATAAATAACGTTGCATGTGGCAGAAATTCTCCCGTCAAAGACTGAAGTGGCACATGCCTGTATCCTGCCTGCAGGCATTCAAAGGGAATAGTATACTGTGCAATGAATTCATCGCCAATGTAGTCATCATCTAAAACCACAAAACGTAACAATGCAAGCTCAGGTAAATTAATCTGAAACTCAAAGCTTTCATCAAAGATGGGATTGTCCTCATTTTGAGTCACGGTCTTAGTCCTTTGCTCTGTACAGTCAGCTGGTATCCCATGAATCTCCACATAGACATATGGTTCTACAACATCACCCTTCGCTGCGGAACCTTTGGGCTTGGGCAGATTTTGACCACTGATGATTTTAATGTGAAGCAGCTGGGCCGAGACCCCAGGCAATGAATCCTTTGCGTTCGCACTGAAGTAGGACACCTCTTCCCTCATGATGGCAGGACGAAGAACATACCCACAGTTTCCATTCTGACGAAACCAGCCAATATTGAGGTCCATCATTAGCCCCGGAGTCTGATAATTCATGGCTACTATTTGGCAGCCACATTTCCAAAAGTCCTGAGGATTCATATTACTGGAATCTATTCTCATGGGGCTTGGGTACACCCTGGACAAGAACTTCTTATTATAAATTACAAAGTCCTCTGGATATTCGTTGGCAAATCCGTCTGCCACTACCTCATTAAATGAACAGATCTCCCAATATTTCTGATTTCTTTTGGAAACGTCAAAGTCCTTGAACTGCACTGATTTACAGAAGCTCACCAGATCCGAGAGCTCCTTGGAGAGCCTTAGTTTTTTCTCAGTGATCACATTCAATTGATCAGCATTGTCTTCACCCACCCTTTGACacatttcaattccttcatcttcaTCACTAACATCTCCTTCAGAATCCGAACAATTCGCAGGTAACTGTTTACCTTTGAGAAGAATCTTCCCTTTGAGTTGCTCTGGAGATGGGAGATAATTCTCCTCTGGGTTGGGAGGACCCGTGTGCACTCTGTCTCCCAGAATCTTCTTTATGTGCTGAGCCATCACTTTCTGCTGTTTAACTGAACAATGAGTCACCAAGCAGAGAATCAGCGGATGCTCAGAGGCCACAAAAGCATACTTATTTATCACATCAATAACACTCCGAAAGGCTATTTGTGCTGTCATCAAATTACCAACATAAATCAAAGGCTCATTATCTGGGCCATCCCAAACCACCAGTTCAATACTACGACATCCCATCTTTAGAGCTCGGATATACCCATTAATATCTGAGGAACCCCAGCAATGGTCCTCCAACAGACACGCACTATGGGATGCATTAATGTAGTAATGGGACAAAGGCTGAGTCATGTCCTGACACACATTCTCATGTTGTAGGTCAAAAAGATGGCACTCAAGTGACAGGAGATAATTGGTAAAGCCATCTATGGAAAGGAAACCCTTCTCCCGACCGTCCTGTGATGGTTCATATTTGCGAATGATTTCCAAACAGGTATCCTCCGTGACACCCTCCATCCCTTGCTCTGCATCCAGAAATAGCATAAGATCCTTGGAGTCAAGGTATTCTTTATTGCTGGAGAACTGTATAAGCAGAAAATATATTTCTGGCCGTGTGCAGAGCTCATAGTAAGCCTCGGCAAAGATCTCCAATGTAACCTCTGTCCCCAGTTTGTCTTTTGCTTTCTGTAATTCTTTAAATTTCAGTTCTGCTTTTGTGGTCTTCATTCCCGGGCTCAGGCCTTTAATTAGTTGGACAGCCCTGGCCAGAGGAATGTGACCTTCTTTGCCGACATCTGCAGCATGAAACACAGATTCTAGCCACGAGGACCGTAAGCTGTTTTGATTTGACTCTATCATGTGAAGTGTATGTTTTCCATATGAAACCAGGTATCTCAGTCCCATAACCCAAGTGTTCACGATATCAGCAGAACTAGCCACCAAGTCCAATGATTCGTAGTTCTCGCCATATATTATTGAAAATGCACATTCATCTGAAAATTGGTCTGAAATCCCATTATTGCGTAGTACAGGGGTCTTCTTTCCCAATCGCACTTCTTTGATGGATCTTATTTCAATTTTTGCTTTCTCAGAGTCTTTTTTAGTTGGTTCCCACCGCAGGGACCTCATGTCGGAATCAAGGATAAAGTAA is a genomic window of Pristiophorus japonicus isolate sPriJap1 chromosome 21, sPriJap1.hap1, whole genome shotgun sequence containing:
- the LOC139233790 gene encoding inactive phospholipase C-like protein 2 isoform X2, producing MMADGQRDGAEAGLPVSAVLLPEQTQPISNGKCPERGDPSVNSENAENKQSTTPRSSIIKDGSRQRRDRKKTVSFSSMPNDRKINSTTACISFMLEGIEMKKVRSNSRVYNRYFILDSDMRSLRWEPTKKDSEKAKIEIRSIKEVRLGKKTPVLRNNGISDQFSDECAFSIIYGENYESLDLVASSADIVNTWVMGLRYLVSYGKHTLHMIESNQNSLRSSWLESVFHAADVGKEGHIPLARAVQLIKGLSPGMKTTKAELKFKELQKAKDKLGTEVTLEIFAEAYYELCTRPEIYFLLIQFSSNKEYLDSKDLMLFLDAEQGMEGVTEDTCLEIIRKYEPSQDGREKGFLSIDGFTNYLLSLECHLFDLQHENVCQDMTQPLSHYYINASHSACLLEDHCWGSSDINGYIRALKMGCRSIELVVWDGPDNEPLIYVGNLMTAQIAFRSVIDVINKYAFVASEHPLILCLVTHCSVKQQKVMAQHIKKILGDRVHTGPPNPEENYLPSPEQLKGKILLKGKQLPANCSDSEGDVSDEDEGIEMCQRVGEDNADQLNVITEKKLRLSKELSDLVSFCKSVQFKDFDVSKRNQKYWEICSFNEVVADGFANEYPEDFVIYNKKFLSRVYPSPMRIDSSNMNPQDFWKCGCQIVAMNYQTPGLMMDLNIGWFRQNGNCGYVLRPAIMREEVSYFSANAKDSLPGVSAQLLHIKIISGQNLPKPKGSAAKGDVVEPYVYVEIHGIPADCTEQRTKTVTQNEDNPIFDESFEFQINLPELALLRFVVLDDDYIGDEFIAQYTIPFECLQAGYRHVPLQSLTGEFLPHATLFIHVAITNRRGGGKSQKRGLSVRKGRKAREYTSTKTIGIKVIDEVFRAATQPLREATDFRENVQNAMVSFKELCGLTPAANMKQCILTLSSWLLNSDNTVLVTLNLSEQYPSMEAQGPVPDLLRKVLAAYDTVLFQSAFEKIGED
- the LOC139233790 gene encoding inactive phospholipase C-like protein 2 isoform X1, with translation MMADGQRDGAEAGLPVSAVLLPEQTQPISNGKCPERGDPSVNSENAENKQSTTPRSSIIKDGSRQRRDRKKTVSFSSMPNDRKINSTTACISFMLEGIEMKKVRSNSRVYNRYFILDSDMRSLRWEPTKKDSEKAKIEIRSIKEVRLGKKTPVLRNNGISDQFSDECAFSIIYGENYESLDLVASSADIVNTWVMGLRYLVSYGKHTLHMIESNQNSLRSSWLESVFHAADVGKEGHIPLARAVQLIKGLSPGMKTTKAELKFKELQKAKDKLGTEVTLEIFAEAYYELCTRPEIYFLLIQFSSNKEYLDSKDLMLFLDAEQGMEGVTEDTCLEIIRKYEPSQDGREKGFLSIDGFTNYLLSLECHLFDLQHENVCQDMTQPLSHYYINASHSACLLEDHCWGSSDINGYIRALKMGCRSIELVVWDGPDNEPLIYVGNLMTAQIAFRSVIDVINKYAFVASEHPLILCLVTHCSVKQQKVMAQHIKKILGDRVHTGPPNPEENYLPSPEQLKGKILLKGKQLPANCSDSEGDVSDEDEGIEMCQRVGEDNADQLNVITEKKLRLSKELSDLVSFCKSVQFKDFDVSKRNQKYWEICSFNEVVADGFANEYPEDFVIYNKKFLSRVYPSPMRIDSSNMNPQDFWKCGCQIVAMNYQTPGLMMDLNIGWFRQNGNCGYVLRPAIMREEVSYFSANAKDSLPGVSAQLLHIKIISGQNLPKPKGSAAKGDVVEPYVYVEIHGIPADCTEQRTKTVTQNEDNPIFDESFEFQINLPELALLRFVVLDDDYIGDEFIAQYTIPFECLQAGYRHVPLQSLTGEFLPHATLFIHVAITNRRGGGKSQKRGLSVRKGRKAREYTSTKTIGIKVIDEVFRAATQPLREATDFRENVQNAMVSFKELCGLTPAANMKQCILTLSSWLLNSDNTVLVTLNLSEQYPSMEAQGPVPDLLRKVLAAYDTMIQTSKMLIESADAVYVKIMQAQKAGLDFHEGLHGIGSKEGLKGRKLQKAFESFAWNITVLKGQADLLKHAKAEALDNLRQIHYAAQSCGISKNGSTSPDLFRTRGTLASIPESENTSDNGSC